Within the Myxococcaceae bacterium JPH2 genome, the region GTACTTGGCCAGATACCAGGTGCGCAGGGCCTGTGCGTAGGCAGGCCCGCGAGCCCAACCCAGATCCAGGCTCTCCACATCCAGAGTGACCGGGCCACCCTGGGCCTCCCACAAAGACGAGCGGAGACTGGCGACGAGCGTCGCCATGGCGGGCAGCGCCGTGTCCTCGGGAATGAACAGGAGCACGGACTTTTCGGCCGGACGTGCCTCCTGCGCCAGCGCCGAGGGGGACCACCCCGCGAGGAGGCCGCAGACCAAGACCATGCGCAAGGACATGGTGGACACTTTGAAATTCAGAATCGCCGTGCCCCCATCGAGCGCGCAGTGGACAGGCCTGTCTACTCCCAATCCGGTCGCGGCGTCATCCGGGCGTCCATGCCACGTTAAGCAGTGCGCCAATGCCCGTGAGCGAGACGCGCGCGCGGTCGTCTGCCTCACCTGGACGCCTCATTCATGATGTTGCATCAATCCGCGGTGGGGAGAGACCTCGCGAGGAACTCCGTGAGCATGGGGGCCACGACCTCGGGGCGCTCGTAGTGCGGCAGGTGCCCGGCGTCGTCGATGACCTGAAATTGCGAATGAGGAAGGGCCGCGCGGACCTCTTCGGCGATGGGGAGTGGCGTGATTCGGTCGTCGCGTCCCCACAACAGCAGCGTGGGGACGCGGAGTCCGGCCACGCGGTGAAACGTCGGCGCCGCGGTGTGGATGGCCATGTGCCTCAATGTCGAGAGCAGCGCGTGGCCGAATCCCGCGATGCGCGTGGAGGGCAGGAAGCGAGCCTCGAGTTCTGAAACCAGCTCGGGGCGACGTGAATAGCCCGGCAGCCGGGCTCTCAGTTGCCGCTCGCCCATCACCGCGAAGAGGGCTTCCCCCAACACGGGCACATGCATGAGCCGAACCCCGAGCGACAGCTTCGTCCCAAAGCCATCCGGCGCGATGAGGCACAGGCTCCGGACGCGCTCGGGATTCCGATCCACATACTGCACGGCCAGCAGTCCACCGAAGGCGAGTCCCACCAGATGCACCGGCGCGTGGAGCCCCAGCGCGGCCAGCAGCTCCGTGAGCTGCCGTTCATACAGCTCCGGGCCGTACTTCAGCTTCGGTCGGTCCGAGTGCCCTCGGCCCAACAGGTCGTAGCGCAGCACCTGGTGGCCCGCGCGCACGAGCGGCTCGACCAGGGGCTCCCAGACGAACAGCGGCAGGGTCGCCCCCGGAATCAACACCACCACGGTGCCGCCTTCAGGGCCGTCCAGCAGGTAGTGCGTGTTTCCATCGCTGAGGGCAATGAATTGCCCCGGGGCCGTCGCTCGGAGATGCGCGTCGAGAGGAACTGACGAAGCGGTTCGCATGGCGAGTGAGTAGCGTCGGGGCCCATGCGGAGGAAGGGACCGCTCGCGACGAAGAAGGGACTTCTCGCGACACCTCGCGCGCTTGAGCCGAACCCGTGTTGTGCGTAGCGTCCGAGAGACGAGGGCATCGCCATGGCCACCCCCACTGTCTCCACGACATTGCCCCGGCTCATCCTCGACGCGATCGCGGCGAAGGGCGTGAACGCCGATGCCCTGGCTCGCGATGCTGGAGTGGATCGAGCACAACTGACGGACGCGCACGCGCGAGTCACCCTGCCCCGTGGCCACCTGCTCTGGGAGAAGGCGGCCGCGGCTGTCGGCGACCCGCACTTCGGACTGCATCTGGCCAGGACATTCCAACCTGGCCAGTTCGACCTCTTCGATTATCTGTGTCGGACCGCCGAGACCCTCGGAGCGGGGCTCAGCCTCGCGAGCCGTCACTTGCGGTTGCTGCACGATGGCGCCGACCTCCAGCTCACCTTGACGGCGAGCCGCGCGACGCTCCGCTACCGCTGTCCGAATCGCCCTGCCGGGCCTGGGCGGCACGAGGCGGAGTTCACGCTCGCGCGGGTGCTGACGTTCGCGCGCGAGGCCACGGGCCAGCCGTTGAGCCCCTTCCAGGTGGGCTTCACCCACGCGGCCCCGCGCGGACAGGATGTCCTCGCCGAGGCCTTCGGCACGACGCGCCTGGCCTTCCGTCAGGAGTCCTGCACGCTCACGCTGCCCCGAGACCTCCTCTCCCTCCCCTTGCGCCATGCGGAGAGCGGACTGCACGCCCTCCTCCTGCGTCACGTGGACCTGCTGACGCGCGAGGCAACGCGCCCCGTGGGCTGGCGTGAGCAGCTCCAGGCCCACGTCGAAGAAGCCATGGAGCATGGGGAGCCGTTGCTCGCCCGCGTCTGCGCGCGCCTGGGAATGAGCCCGCGCGGACTCCAGCGCCGACTCAAGTCCGAGGGGCGGACCTTCCGCGAAGTGACCGAGGATGCCCGCCTGGAGAAGGCCCGCCGCCTGCTGGCTGACGACTCGCTCAACGTTGAAGGGATCGCGCAACGGGTGGGCTACTCGGATGCACGGGCCCTGCGCCGCGCCTTCGAGCGCCGGACTGGGATGACCCCGGGGCGCTACCGCCGGAGCACCTCCACCGCGTGAGGCGGGGGCGGTACGGGCGCACTGTCACGAGGGAGTAGCGACTCCCTATCGCCGTGCTCCTGGTGCTAGACCGGCACGGCTCACACCCTGGAACTCCATGCCCCACGCCTCCTGTCATCACCTGTCGCCGTCCCTGACGGCTCGTGCCGTGCCCACTTTCCTGGGTGCGTACGCGCGCTTGATTTCCGCCGCCGTCTGCGCGGCGCTCCTCTCTGCCTGCGGAGGCGGAAGCAACTCCAATCCTGAGCCCGACCCGGGTGGCGCCTCTGGCGCAGCGGTGGTCACCACCTTGGCCGGCAGCACCACCGCAGGCAGCGCCAACGGCACGGGCGCGGCGGCCAGCTTCAAGGGCCCCATGGGCATCGCCACGGACAGCCAGGGCAACGTCTATGTGGCCGAGTTCAACAACCACCTCATCCGCAAGATCACCCCGGCGGGTGTTGTCACCACGCTGGCCGGCAGCGGCAGCAGCGGCAGCTCGAATGGGATGGGCACCGCCGCCAGCTTCAATTCCCCCAGTGGAGTGGCCGTCGACGCCTCGGGCAACGTCTATGTGGCCGACTCGTTCAACGGGATGATCCGCAAGATCACCCCGGCGGGAATGGTCAGCACCATGGCCGGCAGCACCACCCCGGGCAACACCAACGCCACCGGCACGGCCGCCAGTTTCCGAGGCCCCCTCGGGGTGGCCGTGGACGCATCAGGCAACGTCTACGTGGCTGACTCCGGCAACAAGTTGATTCGCAAGATCACCCCGGCCGGCGTGGTCAGCACCCTGGCCGGCAGCGGCGAATATGGCAGCACCAATGGCACCGGCACAGCCGCCAGCTTCTCGGGCCCCCGAGCGGTCGCCGTGGACTCCTCCGGCAACGTCTATGTGGCCGAGCCCTCCAGCAACCTGATCCGCAAGGTCACGGCGGCCGGAGTGGTCAGCACCCTGGTCGGCACTGGCGCCGTCGGCAGCGCGGACGGCACCGGGACCGCCGCCAGCTTCGCGGATCCGATGGGCGTGACGGTGGATGCCTCGGGGAATGTCTTTGTCTCCAGCATCGCGGACAACCTGATCCGCAAGGTCACCTCCGCGGGCGTGGTCACGACCCTCGCGGGCAAGGCCGGAGTCGGCAGCAACGGCAGCGCGGATGGCACGGGCGCGGAGGCGCGCTTCAATCTGCCCCAAGCCGTGACCGTGGATGCCTCCGGAAATCTCTACGTGGCGGACTACGGCAACAACATGATCCGCAAGCTCCGTCTGCCCTGAAGCCATCGCCCATGCGCGGGCGCAGACAGCGGAAACAGGAGGACAGCTGCGGCGCGCAGCTGTCCTAAACGACGGGTCGTGAATCTCGATCGGCTCGGAGGGTCAGCAGGCACAAGGCGAGCGGAGAAGTGGCAGGAACCCGCGCCGTTCAGCCTTGTGTGCGCAAGAACCAGAAGAAAGCAAACGAGCCCTGCCGCAAGGAGCGAAACAGCTGGGCCTGCGCAGTCGTGACCGCAGGGGGGCTCATTCGCTGGGGGAGAGGACTGACTGCCCGCTCACCGCGCGACGAGGCCTGGCGGTGCCCAAGGGTGCCGGGGCCCAGTCGCGCACGCAGGCCGCGCCCTGGCCCGAGCGCCAGCAGCCCCCTGGGGCGAGGGCACCCGGCCTTGAGCAGTCCTGAGCCGGCGAGAGCGCATCGACGCGCAATGACAAACACGGGCC harbors:
- a CDS encoding alpha/beta hydrolase; this encodes MRTASSVPLDAHLRATAPGQFIALSDGNTHYLLDGPEGGTVVVLIPGATLPLFVWEPLVEPLVRAGHQVLRYDLLGRGHSDRPKLKYGPELYERQLTELLAALGLHAPVHLVGLAFGGLLAVQYVDRNPERVRSLCLIAPDGFGTKLSLGVRLMHVPVLGEALFAVMGERQLRARLPGYSRRPELVSELEARFLPSTRIAGFGHALLSTLRHMAIHTAAPTFHRVAGLRVPTLLLWGRDDRITPLPIAEEVRAALPHSQFQVIDDAGHLPHYERPEVVAPMLTEFLARSLPTAD
- a CDS encoding AraC family transcriptional regulator; the encoded protein is MATPTVSTTLPRLILDAIAAKGVNADALARDAGVDRAQLTDAHARVTLPRGHLLWEKAAAAVGDPHFGLHLARTFQPGQFDLFDYLCRTAETLGAGLSLASRHLRLLHDGADLQLTLTASRATLRYRCPNRPAGPGRHEAEFTLARVLTFAREATGQPLSPFQVGFTHAAPRGQDVLAEAFGTTRLAFRQESCTLTLPRDLLSLPLRHAESGLHALLLRHVDLLTREATRPVGWREQLQAHVEEAMEHGEPLLARVCARLGMSPRGLQRRLKSEGRTFREVTEDARLEKARRLLADDSLNVEGIAQRVGYSDARALRRAFERRTGMTPGRYRRSTSTA